A genomic stretch from Sphingobacterium sp. ML3W includes:
- a CDS encoding RagB/SusD family nutrient uptake outer membrane protein produces the protein MKKILIILSLAGSIGLTGCADLDITPKNIVTDQDLLNTPAGMDIYMARMYSLMPFEDFKYMAQWGIEFNGWLAAIGIEGTGEAVTRDGISTSFTGERTAYWGRAFELLRDANHLIETLPNYRDKFSEELYNHYLGEGYYVRATVFYAMARRFGGIPLVTKELQYPNTLENLEIPRSSEEETWNQILKDYDEAIKLMLPKGPKSGYSNKYVALSFKSEAMLYAGSVAKYNETVSGRLTGLGRKTGVRVIGFDASTAKAASQRYFAEAYSAARQVMTAGGYSLYKKKWAANDKEAQYQNMVDMFSDLSSPENIYVKEYVYPTLTHSFDAFSSPFTFRSPLSAGTCPTVDFMELFDGFDKYPDGTVKVTTGQSNREGEYKLYDKPMDFFKNAEPRLRAYVIFPDDIFKQRKMDIRAGVYTGQTPVKPLFTDYSYATADTRYQQLGAYTGSPKTLYLSPRDGSGQQTVDYNGQKMNAAGNEGPFFDNGEATLTGFYVRKWLNTNPAKEVGEGKSDQPFILMRYAEVLLNAAEAAVELKMLGASPADGSDLLQTATTAVNEIRTRAGADLLAGTISGDNTGRNIIRRERRKELAFEHKAKWDLRRWRVLHFEGRDGFWGTQKDKNLYSNNENFRFRGLYPFFSTAAGKYFFDARFQWVSTKTFRYTPVDYYFEIPGDEVAKSPKIDQQPNR, from the coding sequence ATGAAAAAAATACTCATTATACTATCACTAGCTGGCTCAATCGGACTTACAGGTTGTGCTGATCTAGATATTACACCTAAAAATATTGTAACGGATCAAGACCTATTGAACACACCAGCCGGTATGGATATTTATATGGCCAGGATGTACAGTCTGATGCCTTTTGAAGATTTCAAATACATGGCACAATGGGGGATTGAATTCAATGGCTGGTTAGCAGCCATAGGCATTGAAGGAACCGGTGAAGCTGTGACTCGAGATGGTATCAGCACCTCTTTTACCGGTGAAAGGACCGCTTATTGGGGAAGAGCATTTGAATTGCTCCGCGATGCAAACCATCTGATTGAAACCTTGCCCAATTACCGGGACAAATTCTCAGAAGAACTTTATAATCATTACTTGGGGGAAGGATATTATGTCCGGGCGACCGTGTTTTATGCGATGGCAAGACGTTTTGGAGGAATTCCTTTGGTGACCAAGGAACTACAATACCCGAATACTTTGGAGAACTTGGAGATACCCCGCTCGAGTGAAGAAGAGACCTGGAACCAGATCTTGAAAGATTATGATGAAGCAATCAAATTAATGCTTCCAAAAGGTCCTAAATCTGGCTATTCCAATAAATATGTCGCGCTTTCTTTTAAATCAGAGGCGATGCTCTATGCAGGTAGTGTGGCCAAATACAACGAAACGGTTTCTGGGCGCCTGACGGGGTTAGGCCGAAAAACGGGTGTCCGTGTCATCGGATTTGACGCCAGCACTGCAAAGGCAGCATCACAAAGGTATTTTGCAGAAGCTTATTCGGCTGCACGTCAGGTGATGACAGCAGGTGGCTATTCACTTTATAAAAAGAAATGGGCAGCGAACGATAAAGAGGCACAATATCAAAATATGGTGGATATGTTTAGTGACCTCAGTAGTCCTGAAAATATCTACGTCAAAGAATATGTCTATCCAACGTTGACACATAGTTTTGATGCCTTTAGCTCGCCCTTCACATTTAGATCTCCACTTTCTGCCGGAACATGTCCTACAGTAGATTTTATGGAATTGTTTGATGGATTTGACAAGTATCCCGATGGAACAGTCAAAGTGACTACTGGACAAAGCAACAGGGAAGGGGAATATAAGTTGTACGACAAACCAATGGATTTCTTTAAAAATGCGGAGCCTAGATTACGTGCCTATGTTATTTTTCCGGATGATATCTTCAAGCAAAGAAAAATGGATATACGAGCAGGGGTCTATACTGGTCAAACTCCTGTAAAACCTCTGTTTACAGATTATTCCTATGCAACAGCTGACACGCGCTATCAACAGTTGGGTGCCTACACAGGATCACCAAAAACCTTGTATCTGAGTCCAAGAGATGGTAGTGGACAACAAACAGTTGATTACAATGGGCAAAAAATGAATGCCGCTGGCAACGAAGGTCCATTCTTTGATAATGGTGAAGCAACCTTAACAGGCTTTTATGTACGTAAATGGCTCAATACAAATCCAGCAAAAGAAGTTGGAGAAGGGAAATCTGACCAACCTTTTATTTTGATGCGTTACGCGGAGGTATTATTGAATGCCGCCGAAGCAGCCGTTGAACTCAAAATGTTGGGCGCTAGTCCGGCAGATGGAAGCGACCTGCTGCAAACAGCGACGACTGCCGTCAATGAGATTCGTACTCGTGCGGGAGCAGATCTTTTGGCCGGCACAATTTCAGGAGATAATACAGGCCGAAATATCATTCGAAGAGAGCGTCGAAAGGAACTTGCATTTGAACATAAGGCGAAATGGGATTTACGTCGCTGGCGCGTACTGCATTTTGAAGGCCGGGACGGTTTCTGGGGAACACAAAAGGATAAGAATCTATACAGTAACAACGAGAATTTTAGATTCAGAGGATTGTATCCGTTTTTTTCCACAGCAGCAGGGAAGTACTTCTTTGATGCACGCTTCCAATGGGTAAGCACCAAAACGTTTCGGTACACACCTGTAGATTATTATTTTGAAATACCGGGTGACGAGGTGGCTAAAAGTCCGAAAATCGATCAACAGCCTAATCGATAG
- a CDS encoding TonB-dependent receptor: protein MKKDLGKSRRRLSTLLVLMALGIPSMSWAQQKNVSGKVLDSNNKPIAGVTVSVQHAGTRVETTTNADGSYTIVVPEGKKLLFKSLGFSAKEEITDGKSTINVVLENDDTQLETVVVVGYGTQRKQSLTGAIASVKGTEMRQTKNENPQNMLAGRIPGVRVWQKSAEPGAYSANFDIRGLGAPLVVIDGVPRTSEDFQRLNPSDIEEVSVLKDASAAIYGVRSANGVVLVTTKKGKEGKTTVSYNGSYTFQKPSGMPVLADAISAMTIYNEKSMNNINGGSPVYTEKDFEDFRNGTRRSSDWTSLIFSKYAPQTQHDISFSGGSNKVQYYIGGGYSYQQGFFKSGDLNYNKYNLRSNISAELAKGLKLDLNISGMADQQNNPYTSSVDIIRNYWKQGMLFAAYADPENTLLNYEGLDLEQNTVAMMDADISGYRKFKKKTFQTSAALNYDLSNLSSALQGFSAKALIGYDYRADNNSLFRKEYYQYALNKTTGKYDQKLYNLSSPNQMKREFFDKQQVLGQLILNYDRTFGDQHKVSGLVGWESQKNDGDNFYGLKNLAFGSDQLLAGVEDGQMTSMYGGISDYYNEAKSALLGRVNYDFAGRYIAEFQFRYDGSSRFAKGHQWGFFPSASLGWRISEEPFFKSIDALSFVNQLKFRGSYGVLGDDLSSSWDFGWVPGYVYPATSGNAENGYNNQYAPGYIFGDKYITGVSRKAIANESITWYKAKTFNVGLDFEGWNGLFGFTLDYFERTRSGLFQRRTSEFPTVIGATAPMENANSDRHMGLELELKHHNKINDFSYNVRAIATVTRNKYLTAVQNGPYKNSYDRWRNDNFNNRYQGIQFGYESAGRFENWGDIWSYPIYKERDVLPGDYKYLDWNGDGEINGQDEHPFAFDQTPWLNYSMNLETAYKNFDMNILFQGSALGSMEYKEPLYAIWGSNGGGTLEQYLDRWHPVNPMADPYDPATEWVKGYYGFTGRYPKSNSEFNRVSTAYLRLKSIELGYTISNLKPSSSMRLRVYANAYNLFTMTGVRFVDPEHPDDNLGRMYPLNKTYTLGLSLTF, encoded by the coding sequence ATGAAAAAGGATTTAGGGAAATCAAGGCGGCGACTTAGCACACTGCTTGTGCTGATGGCGCTGGGTATTCCGTCCATGAGTTGGGCGCAGCAGAAAAATGTCAGTGGAAAAGTGCTTGATAGTAATAATAAGCCTATCGCTGGGGTAACGGTTTCTGTTCAGCATGCGGGTACACGTGTGGAAACTACTACCAATGCAGATGGTAGTTATACGATCGTAGTTCCGGAAGGAAAGAAGCTTTTGTTTAAATCGCTGGGTTTTAGCGCGAAGGAAGAGATTACGGATGGGAAATCCACCATTAATGTTGTCCTGGAAAACGATGATACGCAATTGGAGACCGTTGTTGTCGTCGGTTATGGTACGCAGCGGAAGCAATCACTGACTGGTGCTATCGCGTCCGTGAAGGGGACGGAAATGAGGCAGACGAAGAATGAAAATCCACAAAATATGTTGGCAGGACGCATTCCCGGGGTTCGCGTATGGCAGAAAAGTGCGGAACCGGGAGCCTATAGTGCCAATTTCGATATACGTGGTCTCGGAGCTCCGCTAGTCGTGATCGATGGGGTACCACGTACAAGCGAAGATTTTCAGCGCCTGAACCCGAGCGATATTGAAGAGGTTTCGGTTCTAAAAGATGCATCCGCAGCCATTTATGGTGTACGATCAGCAAATGGTGTGGTGTTGGTCACAACAAAAAAGGGAAAAGAAGGAAAGACCACAGTCAGTTATAATGGCTCCTATACTTTTCAAAAACCTTCTGGTATGCCCGTATTGGCCGATGCAATCAGTGCAATGACGATCTACAATGAGAAATCCATGAACAACATCAATGGTGGAAGTCCTGTGTATACCGAAAAAGATTTTGAAGATTTCAGAAATGGAACACGCCGCTCATCGGATTGGACTTCATTGATCTTTTCAAAATATGCACCACAGACGCAGCACGACATTAGTTTTTCGGGCGGAAGCAATAAGGTGCAGTACTATATTGGTGGTGGATATTCCTATCAGCAAGGCTTCTTTAAATCGGGTGATCTCAACTACAATAAATACAATTTGCGTTCGAATATCTCGGCAGAATTGGCCAAGGGATTGAAATTGGATTTGAACATCAGTGGGATGGCTGATCAGCAAAATAATCCTTATACAAGTTCGGTTGACATTATTCGAAACTATTGGAAACAGGGGATGTTGTTTGCTGCGTATGCAGATCCCGAAAATACCTTGTTAAATTATGAAGGGCTGGATTTGGAACAAAATACCGTAGCCATGATGGACGCGGACATCTCAGGCTATCGAAAATTCAAAAAGAAAACTTTCCAGACTTCAGCGGCATTGAATTATGACCTAAGTAATTTATCCTCCGCGCTTCAGGGGTTTTCGGCAAAGGCATTGATTGGCTATGATTACCGTGCAGATAACAATTCCCTATTCAGAAAGGAGTATTATCAGTATGCCTTGAATAAAACAACGGGTAAATATGATCAGAAACTCTATAACTTAAGTAGCCCAAATCAAATGAAACGGGAGTTTTTTGATAAACAACAGGTCTTAGGCCAGTTGATATTGAATTACGATCGTACATTTGGCGATCAACATAAAGTATCCGGACTTGTTGGCTGGGAATCACAAAAGAACGATGGCGATAACTTCTATGGACTGAAAAATCTTGCTTTTGGTTCCGACCAATTGCTTGCAGGTGTAGAAGATGGTCAAATGACCTCCATGTATGGTGGTATCAGTGATTATTATAATGAAGCAAAGTCGGCCCTGCTCGGACGGGTTAATTACGATTTTGCGGGTAGATATATTGCCGAATTTCAATTTAGATATGACGGATCCTCCCGTTTTGCCAAAGGACATCAATGGGGATTTTTTCCCTCGGCTTCCTTGGGATGGCGGATATCCGAGGAACCATTTTTCAAATCTATTGACGCGCTTTCCTTTGTCAATCAACTAAAATTCCGCGGTAGCTATGGCGTGCTAGGGGATGACTTATCCTCGTCCTGGGATTTTGGCTGGGTACCCGGCTATGTTTATCCAGCGACGAGTGGAAATGCTGAAAATGGCTATAATAATCAATATGCTCCAGGATATATTTTTGGTGATAAATATATCACCGGTGTAAGTCGGAAAGCTATCGCCAACGAATCAATTACTTGGTATAAAGCCAAAACATTCAATGTTGGTTTAGATTTCGAGGGATGGAATGGGCTGTTTGGTTTTACATTGGACTATTTTGAACGCACACGGTCGGGGCTATTTCAACGCCGCACGAGTGAATTTCCAACCGTAATCGGTGCAACGGCCCCGATGGAAAATGCCAATAGCGATCGCCATATGGGATTGGAATTGGAACTGAAGCATCACAATAAAATCAATGATTTCTCATACAATGTTCGGGCTATAGCGACTGTAACTAGAAATAAGTACCTGACCGCTGTCCAAAATGGTCCCTATAAAAACTCGTATGACCGTTGGCGCAATGACAACTTCAACAATAGATATCAAGGGATTCAATTTGGTTATGAATCGGCTGGAAGATTTGAGAATTGGGGAGATATTTGGAGTTACCCGATTTATAAGGAACGTGATGTCTTACCCGGAGACTATAAATACCTGGACTGGAATGGTGATGGCGAAATTAACGGTCAGGACGAACATCCTTTTGCATTCGACCAGACTCCGTGGCTTAATTATAGTATGAATCTCGAAACAGCTTACAAGAATTTCGATATGAATATATTGTTTCAGGGATCGGCTTTGGGCTCTATGGAATACAAAGAACCACTTTATGCAATCTGGGGATCGAATGGTGGCGGAACGTTGGAGCAGTACCTTGATCGTTGGCATCCTGTCAATCCCATGGCGGATCCTTATGATCCAGCGACAGAATGGGTGAAAGGCTACTATGGTTTTACAGGTAGATACCCGAAATCAAATTCTGAATTCAATCGGGTTAGCACAGCCTACTTACGCTTAAAGAGTATCGAATTGGGCTATACCATTTCGAATTTAAAACCTTCCTCATCGATGCGATTACGTGTTTACGCCAATGCCTATAACTTATTTACGATGACAGGCGTACGGTTTGTTGACCCCGAGCATCCTGATGATAACCTAGGTCGTATGTATCCATTGAATAAAACCTATACGTTAGGTTTATCGCTTACTTTTTAG
- a CDS encoding glycoside hydrolase family 76 protein, translated as MKVFKKLQFIFVASVSMVMVRQVQAEIRISFSVDNIKSDQARQDQNLVRAMALLDRSMEVYFSADGQSMHRFYNPDTKVRPEEKASVWMYSASIEAVNAILHGLKAQKERGNHNLFDKHYKRYVDLLVQLHENAAYYLGTFNLISFTQSRDWTVYAVDRAKAKGAANVTGVLNVYDDQMWLIRELIEAYHLTGKERYLKEAEYLTTYVLDGWDCTLDDKGNENGGIPWGPGYVTKHACSNAPMISPLVWLHEIYKKKNDQITYNYIDAGDRQSRRSKMLRKADFYLDFAKRIYAWQKDHLLNSKGVYDDMMGDCYPDCSIVYEIVNGIKYRKNTQLRKAVGTSFSYNSGTMISGAADLYRATRSKVYLEDGKKLSDASFQYFAKLGSQVPAYYTYASDGFNNWFNGVLLRGFFQISPVFEKAKSYMDSFQQNLDYGYAHFLRSGLLPPDLLGGWHTDKDKNNLEGMFMFTYAAQYAMLSQYQIEK; from the coding sequence ATGAAAGTCTTTAAAAAGCTGCAATTTATTTTTGTTGCTTCCGTATCCATGGTGATGGTGCGGCAGGTTCAAGCTGAAATCCGAATTTCTTTTTCCGTTGACAATATCAAAAGTGATCAGGCTCGGCAAGATCAGAACTTAGTACGGGCGATGGCGCTCTTGGACCGGTCAATGGAAGTTTATTTCTCCGCAGATGGACAGTCTATGCATCGTTTCTATAATCCCGATACGAAGGTGCGTCCGGAGGAAAAGGCAAGTGTATGGATGTACTCCGCTTCGATAGAGGCTGTCAATGCAATTTTACATGGACTTAAAGCTCAAAAAGAAAGAGGGAATCATAACCTATTTGACAAACATTACAAGCGTTATGTGGATTTATTGGTCCAGCTTCACGAAAATGCCGCTTATTATTTAGGAACATTTAATCTTATTTCTTTTACACAGAGCAGAGACTGGACAGTGTATGCTGTGGATCGTGCAAAGGCAAAGGGGGCAGCAAATGTAACTGGGGTATTAAATGTCTATGACGATCAAATGTGGTTGATTCGGGAACTGATTGAAGCCTATCACCTGACAGGAAAAGAGCGCTATTTAAAGGAGGCAGAATACCTAACAACCTATGTATTGGATGGATGGGACTGCACCCTAGATGATAAGGGCAATGAAAATGGTGGAATTCCCTGGGGACCGGGCTACGTGACCAAACATGCTTGTAGCAACGCGCCTATGATCAGTCCATTGGTTTGGCTACATGAAATCTATAAGAAAAAGAACGATCAGATCACATACAACTATATCGATGCCGGAGATAGGCAGTCGCGTCGTTCTAAAATGCTGCGAAAGGCTGATTTTTATTTGGATTTTGCTAAAAGGATTTATGCTTGGCAAAAAGATCATTTATTAAATAGTAAAGGTGTTTACGATGATATGATGGGAGACTGCTATCCAGATTGCAGTATTGTCTACGAAATCGTCAATGGCATAAAGTATCGCAAAAATACCCAATTACGGAAAGCTGTTGGAACCTCATTTTCCTATAACAGTGGAACCATGATTTCTGGGGCCGCTGATCTGTACCGTGCGACCCGATCTAAGGTCTATTTGGAGGATGGAAAGAAGCTGAGCGATGCCAGTTTTCAATACTTTGCCAAACTAGGATCACAGGTACCTGCGTATTATACCTATGCTTCCGATGGGTTCAACAATTGGTTTAACGGCGTATTACTAAGAGGATTTTTTCAGATTTCTCCTGTCTTCGAAAAAGCCAAAAGTTATATGGACTCCTTCCAGCAGAATTTGGACTATGGATATGCCCATTTTTTGCGTTCCGGTTTATTGCCACCAGATCTTCTTGGTGGGTGGCATACAGACAAAGACAAAAATAACCTGGAGGGAATGTTCATGTTCACTTATGCGGCACAGTATGCCATGTTGTCCCAATACCAGATCGAAAAATAG
- a CDS encoding YoaK family protein, which translates to MLRKYSNHRTIQDNIKLGGLTAFSAGMVNVASVIVFFSFTSNVTGYYAVFAQEIAKGNWYQGAVVLFWILLFLTGSMLSNLIIIHGKGKFSAYLTHSIPLVLEILSILFVGIYLDVFYEDSLKETEILVGALLFAMGLQNGLTASISNSVVKTTHLTGLTTDLAILISMFTKEANRSNKDLVDKFHLLLTIVTSYVMGGLLSGISFNYLSNKTFYVVCFVLLIIGLYDYYKLYLLKKQFVKRHREELVA; encoded by the coding sequence ATGCTAAGAAAATATAGCAATCATAGGACCATTCAAGATAACATTAAGCTGGGTGGACTAACGGCATTTTCTGCTGGTATGGTTAACGTCGCTTCAGTGATTGTGTTTTTTTCCTTTACATCAAATGTAACAGGATATTATGCTGTTTTTGCACAGGAGATAGCAAAAGGAAACTGGTATCAAGGTGCTGTCGTTTTGTTTTGGATCCTTTTGTTTTTAACAGGAAGCATGCTTTCCAACTTAATTATCATCCATGGTAAAGGAAAGTTCAGTGCATACCTGACACATTCGATACCCCTGGTGCTGGAGATATTAAGTATTTTGTTTGTAGGGATATATCTCGATGTTTTCTACGAAGATTCACTCAAGGAAACCGAGATATTGGTTGGGGCCTTATTGTTTGCGATGGGACTGCAAAATGGATTGACAGCGAGTATATCCAATTCAGTTGTAAAGACAACACATTTGACCGGATTGACGACCGATCTAGCGATACTAATATCCATGTTCACCAAAGAAGCCAATAGAAGCAATAAAGATTTGGTGGATAAGTTTCATTTGTTACTGACCATTGTCACAAGTTATGTAATGGGAGGACTACTCAGTGGAATCTCCTTTAATTACTTGTCTAATAAAACATTTTATGTGGTTTGTTTTGTTTTGCTTATCATAGGTTTATATGATTATTATAAACTATACCTGCTTAAAAAACAATTTGTAAAACGTCATCGCGAGGAATTGGTTGCCTAA
- a CDS encoding kelch repeat-containing protein, with amino-acid sequence MLLTPLLSRSQGLKFRGGHEPIDKRTSYELFDKRAISFEQEFTLKFQLSIYSSNSLGNIFRVKNKDNNTVYNLFYDEEAGNCIFRLNEEGKSSLIIAKINQQQLFKEEWITIQLTFDLHKQLFKLQIQNQIFQSPKVKLPSQYSPQVIFGKSDYLIDVPAMSIKNVQIGNTAKSYLFPLKESTGTVVQDENGVAYGSTTNPTWLIVDSYKWKNLFASSSFSQAGSNYNQRTKEIYYFNQDSITIYNIKTNQTKKRTFQKPCPVKLVLANNFIDVTTNKLYVYELFYTQPYQGPTVASLDLETFEWKVESDDLMRKELNHHGSFYDAQQRQFYLFGGYGNMAYSGEFRRYDLDSSKWQTVDGWTGDKIFPRYFLSAGQGSNNRIAYIFGGMGNESGEHIVGRKYLYDFYQINLDTKEITKKWDVLWKDKHIVPARGLVFPDSSHFYALCYPEYLTKSNIQLYRFSVKDGSFDILGDSVPIYSDKISTHAQLYYDQQLGRLLVLVQESKDDIQSTLKVYSLNMTPITPNELNGVPLAGSNRKVFLLLLLSTICGVGLYFFWQRGRQKRKIASVAEKRILQVPRIADTGIPQTIQKDEFIRANAIFLFGEFRAFDRNKRDISHLFSTKLKQAFCLILSNSAGISSPYFSQIMWPDKSEDKVKNSRGVTINHLRKVLSEFAGIELVYKQGRFLIEHSAEFYCDYVDYIQLLANPSAAYESRLIQIIQRGKFLQGLDLPVFDALKTEVEQNLLPILLTELHKADIAHLHKKSIEIAHTIFLLDPLNEQALFSEMKAMFALNQHNEARIKFQQFCLNYRQLMNEDFPYNLDKMI; translated from the coding sequence TTGCTCTTAACTCCCCTACTTTCCCGATCGCAGGGGCTCAAATTTAGAGGTGGGCATGAGCCTATAGACAAACGTACCTCCTACGAGTTATTTGACAAAAGGGCGATTTCATTTGAACAGGAGTTTACGCTAAAGTTTCAACTTTCCATTTATTCATCCAATTCATTGGGAAATATCTTCCGTGTTAAGAATAAAGACAATAACACGGTTTACAATTTATTTTATGATGAGGAGGCCGGTAATTGTATTTTCCGTCTGAACGAAGAAGGTAAAAGCAGTCTAATCATCGCAAAAATAAATCAGCAACAATTATTCAAGGAGGAATGGATCACGATTCAGTTGACCTTCGACCTGCATAAGCAATTATTTAAGCTTCAGATACAAAATCAGATTTTTCAATCACCAAAAGTGAAATTACCCTCTCAGTATAGTCCTCAAGTGATTTTTGGAAAAAGTGACTATCTGATCGATGTTCCGGCCATGTCTATCAAAAATGTGCAGATTGGAAATACGGCCAAAAGCTATCTATTCCCATTAAAAGAAAGCACAGGTACTGTTGTACAGGATGAAAATGGGGTTGCTTATGGCTCCACTACAAACCCAACCTGGCTCATTGTGGATTCTTACAAATGGAAAAATCTCTTTGCAAGCAGTTCCTTCTCACAAGCTGGTTCCAACTACAATCAACGGACCAAAGAGATTTATTATTTCAATCAGGATTCTATCACCATATACAACATAAAGACCAATCAGACGAAAAAACGGACCTTTCAGAAACCATGTCCCGTAAAATTGGTTTTAGCAAACAATTTTATAGACGTTACGACAAATAAACTGTATGTCTATGAACTTTTCTATACCCAGCCCTATCAAGGCCCTACGGTAGCCAGCCTTGATCTGGAAACTTTCGAATGGAAGGTCGAAAGTGACGACCTGATGAGGAAAGAATTAAATCATCACGGTTCTTTTTATGATGCACAACAGCGACAATTCTATCTTTTCGGTGGTTATGGAAATATGGCTTACAGTGGCGAATTTAGGCGCTACGACTTGGACTCCAGCAAATGGCAAACTGTTGACGGATGGACAGGCGATAAAATTTTCCCACGCTATTTTCTTTCGGCTGGCCAAGGGAGTAATAATCGAATCGCTTATATCTTTGGAGGTATGGGAAATGAATCCGGGGAGCATATTGTAGGTCGAAAATATCTCTATGATTTCTATCAAATAAATTTGGACACCAAGGAAATTACAAAAAAATGGGATGTCCTTTGGAAAGATAAGCATATCGTGCCTGCCCGTGGTTTGGTGTTCCCCGATAGCAGCCATTTTTACGCCTTATGTTATCCGGAATATCTAACGAAGTCCAATATCCAATTGTATCGCTTTTCCGTCAAAGATGGAAGTTTTGATATCCTAGGGGACTCTGTTCCGATCTATTCAGATAAAATAAGTACACATGCCCAACTTTATTATGATCAACAATTAGGTAGGCTTCTGGTACTGGTCCAAGAATCAAAAGATGATATACAGTCAACCTTAAAAGTCTATTCCTTGAATATGACGCCGATAACTCCTAACGAATTAAATGGAGTTCCACTGGCTGGATCCAACCGCAAAGTATTCTTACTATTGTTGTTATCTACGATTTGCGGAGTTGGCCTCTATTTCTTTTGGCAGCGAGGTAGGCAAAAGCGAAAAATAGCAAGCGTAGCTGAAAAAAGAATCCTGCAGGTTCCACGGATTGCAGATACTGGAATCCCACAAACAATACAAAAAGACGAGTTTATACGGGCAAATGCAATTTTCCTGTTTGGTGAGTTCCGTGCTTTTGACCGCAACAAACGTGATATCTCTCATTTGTTCAGTACAAAGCTGAAACAGGCATTTTGTCTTATCCTGTCTAACAGTGCTGGTATTAGTTCACCATATTTCAGTCAGATCATGTGGCCCGACAAATCAGAAGACAAGGTAAAGAACTCAAGAGGAGTCACGATCAATCATTTACGAAAAGTGCTGAGTGAGTTTGCTGGGATTGAACTCGTATACAAGCAGGGAAGATTCCTTATTGAACATAGCGCTGAATTTTATTGTGATTACGTAGATTACATCCAGTTGCTGGCAAACCCTTCGGCTGCTTATGAAAGTAGATTAATTCAGATCATTCAAAGGGGAAAATTCTTACAGGGGTTGGATCTGCCTGTGTTTGATGCATTGAAGACCGAGGTTGAACAAAATTTATTACCCATTTTACTGACGGAACTTCATAAAGCTGACATTGCTCATCTGCATAAAAAAAGCATTGAGATTGCGCATACGATATTCTTATTGGATCCGCTAAATGAACAAGCATTATTTTCCGAAATGAAAGCGATGTTTGCTTTAAATCAGCACAATGAAGCCCGCATTAAATTTCAGCAGTTTTGTCTCAACTATAGACAGCTAATGAACGAAGACTTCCCTTACAACCTGGATAAAATGATATAA